Proteins encoded within one genomic window of Agelaius phoeniceus isolate bAgePho1 chromosome Z, bAgePho1.hap1, whole genome shotgun sequence:
- the CKS2 gene encoding cyclin-dependent kinases regulatory subunit 2 translates to MAHKQIYYSDKYSDEQYEYRHVMLPRELSKQVPKSHLMSEEEWRRLGVQQSLGWVHYMIHEPEPHILLFRRPLPKDEQK, encoded by the exons ATGGCTCACAAGCAGATCTACTATTCCGATAAGTACTCTGACGAGCAGTACGAGTACCG ACATGTGATGCTGCCACGAGAACTTTCAAAACAAGTGCCAAAATCTCATCTGATGTCTGAAGAAGAGTGGAGACGACTTGGTGTTCAGCAGAGTCTTGGCTGGGTTCACTATATGATCCATGAGCCAG AACCACATATTCTGCTCTTCAGAAGACCACTTCCAAAGGATGAGCAGAAATAA